ATCGCGAGCATCAGCACCTTCGAGTCGACCGTCTCGATCGACAGCGGCTCATGCGCGAGCAGCGCACGCGCATCGCGCAATGCATCCATGAAGCCCGCATAGCGCACGTTGACCAGCACCGAAACCTTCGGGATCGGCAGCACGTTGAGCTTCGCCTCGACGACGAAGCCGAGCGAGCCTTCCGCGCCGCACAGCACGCTGTTCAGGTTGAAGCGGCCGTCGGGTTCGCGCAGGTGCGCGAGGTCGTAGCCGGTCAGGCAGCGGTTGAGCTTCGGAAACTTCGCGTCGATCAGCGCCGCCTTGTCGTCGCTGATGCGACGCGCGGTGCGATAGACCTTGCCGATGCGGTCCTGCCGCGCGCAACGGCGCTCCAATTCCTCGTCGTCAAGCGCGTCGCTGTGCAGTTGCTCGCCGCCCATCAGCACGAAATCGAGTTCGAGCACGTGGTCGCGCGTCTTGCCGTACGTGCAGCTGCCCTGCCCGCTCGCGTCGGTGTTGATCATCCCGCCGACGGTCGCGCGGTTCGACGTCGACAGCTCCGGCGCGAAAAACAGCCCGTGCGGCTTCAGCGCGGCATTGAGCTGATCCTTGACGACGCCTGCCTGCACGCGCACCCAGCGCTGCTCGACGTCGATTTCGAGGATCCGGTTCATGTTGCGCGACAGGTCGACGACGACGCCGTCGGTCAACGACTGCCCGTTGGTGCCCGTGCCGCCGCCGCGCGCGGCTACCGCGACGTCGTGGTGCGCGGGTTCGGCCAGCAGCCGCGCCAGCAGCCGCACGTCATCGGCATGCGCGGGGCAGATCACCGCCTGCGGCAGGCGCTGGTAGATCGAGTTGTCGGTGGCCTGCACCGTCCGGTTCGCGTGGTCCGCGCGAATCTCCCCGGCAAATCCGGCAGCCCGCAGCGCGGCAAGAAAGTCGCGGTACGCGTTGGCGGGCGGGCTGGCGGGACGGGGCAACGGGGCGATCGACATGGGTAAAGGCGCAGTGTGGGTGGAGCCGGCCGATTCGCGCGCTCCGAAACATGATTTTTTGGCAAGTTTCCACGCGACCGGGAATTCCAGTATCTTCGGATATTCCTTGAGGAACAAACGAATTCTCATCCGGCGAATATTGCATAAAACTCATGAATTACCGTCGTCTGACCCCGTCGATGTCACTGCTGCTCGTGTTCGAGGCCGCCGCGCGGCATGAAAGCTACACGCGCGCGGCCGAGGAACTGTCGCTGAGCCAGAGCGCGATCAGCCGGCAGGTGCAGACGCTGGAGGATCAGCTCGGTGTCCCGCTGTTCCGGCGCGAGGGGCGCTCGGTGAAGCTGACGGAAGTCGGCCGCCGCTACTTCGCGGAACTGAGCGGCGCGCTCGGGCGCATCCGCGGCGCGACGCTGCAGGCGATGTCGCACCAGGCGGGCGCCGGCACGCTGCGGCTCGCCACCTTGCCGACCTTCGGCTCGAAATGGCTGCTGCCGCACCTGCACGACTTCTACACCGCGCATCCGGGCGTAACCGTGCACCTTCATTCGCGGATCGGCGCGATCGATTTCCTCAACGACGACCTCGACGCGGCCATCACCGTCGGCGCGGGCGACTGGCCCGGCCTGCACGCGCACCGGCTGTACAACGAGTTCCTGATCGCGATCGCGCCGCCCGACCCGGGCAGCGGCCGCAAGGCCGACGCGCGCACGCCGGCGTGGGCCGCGAAGCAGACGCTGCTGGGCGTGACGAGCAACCAGCAGGCATGGGCCGAGTGGTTCTCGCACTATCGGCTCGACCATCGCCAGATGCGCATCGGCCCGAGCTTCGAGCTGACGTCGCATCTGATCCAGGCCGTGCGCGCCGGAATGGGGATCGGGCTGGTGCCGAAGGTGCTGGTGGAGGATGAATTGAGCCGCGGCGAGCTGGTATCGATCGGTGACGCGATTACAAGCCAGCGCAGCTACTACCTCGTCTATCCGCCGGGCAACGAGACACTGCCGTCGCTCGTCGCGTTCCGCGAATGGCTGTTGACGTCGTGCTGACGTGCGGCCGGCCGCGGGCCGCTCAGGTGCGCCATTCGCCGAGAATCTGCTCGGCCAGGTAATCGCACGGCGGGCGCGCGGACTGCGCGCTGCGCACGAGCACGACCTCGATTTCGCCCAGTGCCGGCAGCCCGTGACTTTCCGAAAGCTGCATCAGGTGATCCGGAATGCAGCAGCGCGCCAGCGGCGCGACCGCGAGCCCGGCCTCCACCATGCTCAGCAACCCGAGGTGGCTCGGGCTTTCGTACGACATCCGGTACGGGATCTTCTGCCGGTTCAGCGCCTTGACCGCCTGATCGCGCGCCATGCTGCCGCCGTGCGTAAAAAAAGCCACCGGCAGCGGCCGCTCTTCCCATACGTTGCGCTTCGGCGACCCGGCCCAGACGAGCGGCTCCATCCGGATCAGCTCGCCGGTCACGCCCTTGATCCGCGAGAGGCATGCGAGGTCGACCGTGTTGTCCTTCAGCATCGGCACGAGCGCGCTGCTCGGCTGGCCGATCACACGCAATTCCACGCGCGGATGCATTGCGGCGAATTTGCCGAGCACCTGCGGCAGCAGCGACGAAATGTAATCGTCCGGCACGCCGATCGTCACGCGGCCGCGGATCTCCGGGCGCACCACCGACGCCCATGCCTCGTCGCGCAGCGCGAGCATCCGGCGGCCGTACTCGGCGAGCGTCGTGCCGTCGCCGGTCGGGCTCACGTTGCGCGTGTCGCGGATGAACAACGGCTTGCCGAGCGCGTCTTCCAGCGCCTTGATCTGCATGCTCACCGCCGACGGCGACCGATGCACGGCCTGCGCGCCCTGCGCGAACGATCCGGTTTCGGCGACGGCCACCACCATCGCAAGCACATCGAGGTCGAGCTTTTTCATGTCGCTTCAGGAAATCTGATCAATCGATTCAGTTTATCCCGTTTTACT
This genomic interval from Burkholderia cepacia contains the following:
- a CDS encoding LysR substrate-binding domain-containing protein, with protein sequence MNYRRLTPSMSLLLVFEAAARHESYTRAAEELSLSQSAISRQVQTLEDQLGVPLFRREGRSVKLTEVGRRYFAELSGALGRIRGATLQAMSHQAGAGTLRLATLPTFGSKWLLPHLHDFYTAHPGVTVHLHSRIGAIDFLNDDLDAAITVGAGDWPGLHAHRLYNEFLIAIAPPDPGSGRKADARTPAWAAKQTLLGVTSNQQAWAEWFSHYRLDHRQMRIGPSFELTSHLIQAVRAGMGIGLVPKVLVEDELSRGELVSIGDAITSQRSYYLVYPPGNETLPSLVAFREWLLTSC
- a CDS encoding LysR substrate-binding domain-containing protein yields the protein MKKLDLDVLAMVVAVAETGSFAQGAQAVHRSPSAVSMQIKALEDALGKPLFIRDTRNVSPTGDGTTLAEYGRRMLALRDEAWASVVRPEIRGRVTIGVPDDYISSLLPQVLGKFAAMHPRVELRVIGQPSSALVPMLKDNTVDLACLSRIKGVTGELIRMEPLVWAGSPKRNVWEERPLPVAFFTHGGSMARDQAVKALNRQKIPYRMSYESPSHLGLLSMVEAGLAVAPLARCCIPDHLMQLSESHGLPALGEIEVVLVRSAQSARPPCDYLAEQILGEWRT